The following proteins are encoded in a genomic region of Pyxicephalus adspersus chromosome 9, UCB_Pads_2.0, whole genome shotgun sequence:
- the TIPRL gene encoding TIP41-like protein isoform X1, whose translation MCEICIFPLSGKNGCSAHVRSQACAEGAIKCLPACVILSLVLSTMIHGFKSSNQDFSFGPWKVTAIKTHIMKSADVEKLAEEMHMPCLPEMMFGDNVLRIQHSSGFGIEFNAKDALKRVNKNQGAVKVACAEEWQESRSDSEHSKEIVKPYDWTYTTDYKGTMLGNDLIMNVVPTTERINTEKLKAREQIMFFEEVLLFEDELHDHGVSGLSVKIRVMPSSFFLLLRFFLRVDGVLIRMNDTRLYHESDKTYMLREYTCRESKISNLSHVPAPLFTDPNEISQYLPVTETIYEKLELPLMSQEETSDTSNSTNTHAP comes from the exons atgtgtgagatctgcatctTTCCCCTAAGTGGAAAAAATGGCTGCTCTGCGCATGtgcgatctcaggcatgtgcagaaggagcaatcAAGTGCCTCCCGGCATGCGTGAT aCTTTCATTGGTGCTCAGTACAATGATTCACGGTTTTAAAAGCAGTAATCAAGACTTTAGCTTTGGACCATGGAAGGTCACAGCTATCAAGACGCATATCATGAAATCAGCCGATGTGGAAAAACTGGCTGAAGAAATGCACATGCCCTGTCTCCCTGAGATGATGTTTGGAGACAATGTCCTGAGAATTCAGCACTCCTCTGGCTTTGGTATTGAGTTCAATGCTAAAGATGCTCTCAAAAGAGTGAATAAGAATCAGGGAGCTGTAAAGGTAGCTTGTGCTGAAGAGTGGCAAGAGAGCAGGTCAGACAGCGAGCATAGCAAAGAAATTGTAAAGCCCTATGACTGGACTTACACAACTGACTATAAGGGAACAATGCTAGGTAATGACCTGATAATGAATGTTGTCCCAACAACTGAACGAATTAACACAGAAAAACTTAAGGCCAGGGAACAAATCATGTTTTTCGAGGAGGTTTTGTTGTTTGAAGATGAACTCCATGATCATGGAGTGTCTGGCCTGAGCGTTAAAATCAGAGTCATGCCTTCCagttttttccttcttcttaGGTTCTTCTTGAGAGTGGATGGTGTTCTTATCCGAATGAATGATACACGACTTTACCATGAAAGTGACAAAACGTACATGCTGAGAGAATACACATGCAGAGAAAGCAAAATCAGCAATCTAAGTCATGTACCTGCTCCTCTGTTCACAGACCCCAATGAGATCTCTCAGTACTTGCCTGTGACAGAAACAATCTATGAAAAGTTAGAATTACCATTGATGTCGCAGGAAGAAACAAGTGACACTTCCAATTCAACAAATACGCACGCACCATGA
- the TIPRL gene encoding TIP41-like protein isoform X2: MIHGFKSSNQDFSFGPWKVTAIKTHIMKSADVEKLAEEMHMPCLPEMMFGDNVLRIQHSSGFGIEFNAKDALKRVNKNQGAVKVACAEEWQESRSDSEHSKEIVKPYDWTYTTDYKGTMLGNDLIMNVVPTTERINTEKLKAREQIMFFEEVLLFEDELHDHGVSGLSVKIRVMPSSFFLLLRFFLRVDGVLIRMNDTRLYHESDKTYMLREYTCRESKISNLSHVPAPLFTDPNEISQYLPVTETIYEKLELPLMSQEETSDTSNSTNTHAP, encoded by the coding sequence ATGATTCACGGTTTTAAAAGCAGTAATCAAGACTTTAGCTTTGGACCATGGAAGGTCACAGCTATCAAGACGCATATCATGAAATCAGCCGATGTGGAAAAACTGGCTGAAGAAATGCACATGCCCTGTCTCCCTGAGATGATGTTTGGAGACAATGTCCTGAGAATTCAGCACTCCTCTGGCTTTGGTATTGAGTTCAATGCTAAAGATGCTCTCAAAAGAGTGAATAAGAATCAGGGAGCTGTAAAGGTAGCTTGTGCTGAAGAGTGGCAAGAGAGCAGGTCAGACAGCGAGCATAGCAAAGAAATTGTAAAGCCCTATGACTGGACTTACACAACTGACTATAAGGGAACAATGCTAGGTAATGACCTGATAATGAATGTTGTCCCAACAACTGAACGAATTAACACAGAAAAACTTAAGGCCAGGGAACAAATCATGTTTTTCGAGGAGGTTTTGTTGTTTGAAGATGAACTCCATGATCATGGAGTGTCTGGCCTGAGCGTTAAAATCAGAGTCATGCCTTCCagttttttccttcttcttaGGTTCTTCTTGAGAGTGGATGGTGTTCTTATCCGAATGAATGATACACGACTTTACCATGAAAGTGACAAAACGTACATGCTGAGAGAATACACATGCAGAGAAAGCAAAATCAGCAATCTAAGTCATGTACCTGCTCCTCTGTTCACAGACCCCAATGAGATCTCTCAGTACTTGCCTGTGACAGAAACAATCTATGAAAAGTTAGAATTACCATTGATGTCGCAGGAAGAAACAAGTGACACTTCCAATTCAACAAATACGCACGCACCATGA
- the CNEP1R1 gene encoding nuclear envelope phosphatase-regulatory subunit 1, whose amino-acid sequence MNSLEQAEDLKAFERRLTEYVSCLQPATGRWRMILIVVSVCTATGAWNWLIDPETQKVSFFTSLWNHPFFTISCITLIGLFFAGIHKRVVAPSIIAARCRTVLAEYNMSCDDTGKLILKPRPHVQ is encoded by the exons ATGAACTCCTTGGAGCAGGCAgaag atttgaaAGCTTTCGAGCGAAGGCTTACTGAATATGTATCATGTTTACAGCCAGCGACTGGACGCTGGAGAA TGATTCTTATTGTGGTTTCCGTTTGTACTGCCACAGGTGCATGGAATTGGTTAATAGATCCAGAAACACAGaag GTATCATTCTTTACTTCGCTATGGAACCACCCGTTCTTTACTATTAGCTGCATAACTTTAATAGGACTATTTTTTGCTGGGATCCACAAAAGAGTTGTGGCGCCGTCAAT AATAGCAGCAAGATGTCGAACTGTGCTAGCAGAATACAACATGTCATGTGATGAT ACGGGGAAGTTAATTTTAAAACCGCGACCTCATGTCCAGTGA